One genomic window of Solanum dulcamara chromosome 12, daSolDulc1.2, whole genome shotgun sequence includes the following:
- the LOC129875624 gene encoding uncharacterized protein LOC129875624: MRQARVDRFLQLRQNGRSIRDYSLEFDSLARHAPAIVADMADRVHRYVMGLDRYLIDNCMAMASQPGMDISRVQAYAQGVEDRHRGRQPDRDHDRGQRSRFDSTGYSGSGQSSRVSSSQINRGSRQSRPPLPRCPRCGRSHFGECRFSTGACFTCGRQGHIMRECPFRGNLSGAAQSTGSVVGSSSSVAMRPVGQGIQITAGHGRGRGGSFSSSGPSNRIYALASRQDQKASPNVVTGKANVVADALSRKSMGSLADVQPE; encoded by the exons ATGAGACAAGCCAGAGTAGACAGGTTTTTACAATTGAGGCAGAATGGCAGGAGCATcagagattatagccttgagtttgactcattggcgagacATGCGCCAGCTATTGTAGCTGACATGGCTGATAGAGTGCATCGGTATGTGATGGGGCTGGATCGTTATTTGATTGATAACTGTATGgcaatggcttctcagccaggtatGGATATTTCTCGGGTACAGGCATATGCACAGGGGGTAGAAGATCGGCACAGAGGGCGTCAGCCCGATAGAGATCATGATAGAGGCCAGC GTAGTAGATTCGATAGCACAGGGTATTCAGGATCCGGTCAGAGCTCcagggtttcaagttcacagATAAACAGGGGTTCGCGTCAGTCGAGACCACCTTTGCCTCGGTGTCCTCGTTGTGGTAGGTCACATTTTGGAGAATGTCGTTTTTCTACAGGTGCATGCTTTACttgcggccgtcaaggccatattatgAGGGAGTGTCCATTTAGGGGTAATTTAAGTGGTGCAGCTCAGTCTACTGGGTCAGTTGTTGGCTCATCTTCTTCTGTAGCTATGCGCCCTGTGGGGCAGGGTATTCAGATAACagcaggccatggtagaggccgtggtggaTCTTTcagttctagcggtccttcgaaccgcatatatgccttggctagtagacagGACCAGAAGGCGTCGccaaatgtggttacag ggaaagcaaatgttgtagcagATGCACTTAGCCGTAAATCCATGGGTAGCCTGGCAGATGTACAACCAGAATGA